Genomic window (Bosea sp. (in: a-proteobacteria)):
GAGCGGCCAGCGCTATGATCCGGGCGTCGGCGGCCCCTTCGGCGGCGGCGACATTCCGGGCCTCGACCGGCGCCGGCCCGGCCCGCCGCACCCGATGCGCGGCAGCGGCGAGATCGGCCTGATCGGCCAGCTCTCCCCTGCGACCCCGCCGGACGGCACGGGCATCGTCGACCGGCTCGCCGAGATCGCCCCGGCGATCAGCCGCTGCTGGACCCCGCCGCCCTTGCCCGGCGACCTGACGGGCGCGATGGTTTCGCTGCGTTTCAGCCTGCGGCGCGACGGCAGCCTGTTCGGCGAGCCGCGCATCACCTGGGAGACCAGGCGCGGCGACGCCGAATTCCAGCGGCGCTTCAGCGAGTCCGCCATCGCCGCCGTCCGCGCCTGCACGCCGATGAGGTTGTCGACGGGCCTCGGAGCGAGTATCGCGGGGCGACCCTTCACCATACGCTTCCACGGCCGCGCGCCGTCCAACGAAAGGCAGAGCTGATGTCCCTCGATCCCGAGAACACCCTCGTCATGGAAACCACCAAGGGCAAGGTGGTCATCAAGCTGCGCCCTGACCTCGCGCCCGGCCATGTCGAGCGCATCAAGCTGCTCGCCCGCGAGGGCTTCTATGACGGCATCGTCTTCCACCGCGTCATCGACGGCTTCATGGCCCAGGTCGGCTGCCCGCACGGCACCGGCACCGGAGGCTCGAGCTATCCGGACCTGAAGCAGGAGTTCAATGCCGAGCCGCATGTGCGCGGCATCTGCTCGATGGCCCGCGCGCAGAACCCGAACTCGGCCAACAGCCAGTTCTTCATCGTCTTCGACGATGCCCGCTTCCTCGACAAGCAGTACACCGTCTGGGGAGAAGTCGTTGAAGGCATGGAGAATGTCGACCAGATCAAGCGCGGCGAGCCGGTCCGCGATCCCGACTCGATCGTCTCGATGAAGGTGATGGCCGACGCGGCCTGACCCATCGTGGATGTCGGGCTCTTCGATTTCGACCTGCCCGAGGACCGGATCGCGCTGAGGCCGGCGAGCCCGCGCGATGCGGCCCGCCTGCTCGTGGTGCGCCCGGACGCGGCCGAGCCCTTCGCCGATCGCGGTATCCGCGACCTGCCTTCGCTGCTCGAGCCCGGCGACGCGCTCGTCCTCAACGACACGCGCGTCATCCCGTCTCGCCTGCGCGGGCGGCGCTACCGCGGCGAGGATTTTGCCCGCGTCGAGATCATGCTGCACAAGCGCGAGAGCGAGGATCG
Coding sequences:
- a CDS encoding peptidylprolyl isomerase, with the protein product MSLDPENTLVMETTKGKVVIKLRPDLAPGHVERIKLLAREGFYDGIVFHRVIDGFMAQVGCPHGTGTGGSSYPDLKQEFNAEPHVRGICSMARAQNPNSANSQFFIVFDDARFLDKQYTVWGEVVEGMENVDQIKRGEPVRDPDSIVSMKVMADAA